The following proteins are co-located in the Mus caroli chromosome 7, CAROLI_EIJ_v1.1, whole genome shotgun sequence genome:
- the Nop53 gene encoding ribosome biogenesis protein NOP53, with amino-acid sequence MAAGGNRDGEKRGSRSQADSGFLGLRPTSVDPALRRRRRGPRNKKRGWRRLAEEPLGLEVDQFLEDVRLQERTTGGLLAEAPNEKLFFVDTGFKRKEPRKKRTSVQKKSQRLQKPLRVDLALENHSKIPAPKDILAHQVPNAKKLRRKEELWEKLAKQGELPRDVRKAQARLLSPPTPKAKPGPQDIIERPFYDLWNPDNPLDTPLIGQDAFFLEQTKKKGVRRPQRLHIKPSQVPAVEVIPAGASYNPTFEDHQALLREAHEVELQREKAAEKLERQLALPTSEQAATQESVFREMCEGLLEESDGEDEHEAGRAGQPEAGDGITEISPTGAAGPEKRMEKKTEQQRRREKAARKLRVQQAALRAARLQHQELFRLRGIKAQVARRLAELARRREQRRIRRLAEADKPRRLGRLKYQAPDIDVQLSSELSGSLRTLKPEGHILRDRFKSFQKRNMIEPRERAKFKRKYKVKLVEKRAYREIQL; translated from the exons ATGGCTGCGGGTGGTAACAGGGACGGTGAGAAGCGCGGCTCGAGAAGCCAGGCGGACTCTGGCTTCCTGGGGCTGCGGCCGACCTCGGTGGATCCCGCTCtaaggcggcggcggcggggcccCAGAAACAAGAAGCGCGGCTGGAGGAGGCTCGCCGAGGAGCCGCTGGGGTTAGAGGTCGACCAGTTCCTGGAAGACGTCCGGCTACAAGAGCGCACGACCGG GGGCTTGTTGGCCGAGGCCCCAAACGAAAAGCTCTTCTTCGTGGACACTGGATTCAAGAGGAAAG AACCAAGAAAGAAGAGGACCTCGGTCCAGAAGAAGTCACAGCGTCTCCAGAAACCCTTACGGGTTGACCTTGCCCTTGAGAATCATTCTAAGATCCCTGCTCCCAAAGA CATCCTCGCACATCAGGTCCCTAATGCCAAGAAGCTCAGGCGAAAGGAGGAGTTATGGGAGAAACTGGCAAAGCAGGGCGAGCTGCCCAGGGATGTGCGCAAGGCACAGGCCCGACTCCTTAGCCCTCCCACACCGAAGGCCAAACCTGGGCCCCAGGACATCATTGAGCGACCCTTCTATGACCTCTGGAACCCAGACA ACCCTCTGGACACACCTTTGATTGGTCAGGATGCATTTTTTCTGGAGCAGACCAAGAAGAAAGGCGTGAGG CGGCCACAACGCCTCcacatcaagccttcccaggtgCCTGCAGTGGAGGTGATTCCTGCAGGAGCCTCCTACAACCCAACCTTTGAAGATCACCAG GCCCTGCTTCGAGAGGCCCATGAGGTGGAGCTGCAGCGTGAGAAAGCGGCAGAAAAGCTGGAGCGACAGCTGGCCCTGCCCACCTCAGAGCAAGCTGCCACCCAG GAGTCCGTGTTTCGGGAGATGTGTGAGGGCCTGCTGGAGGAGTCTGATGGTGAGGATGAGCATGAGGCAGGCCGTGCCGGGCAGCCAGAGGCTGGTGATGGGATCACCGAGATATCACCCACTGGTGCTGCTGGTCCTgagaagaggatggagaagaagacggagcagcagcggcggcgggaGAAAGCTGCTCGCAAGCTG CGGGTGCAGCAGGCTGCACTGAGGGCAGCCCGGCTTCAGCACCAAGAACTCTTCAGGCTGCGTGGGATCAAGGCCCAGGTGGCCCGAAGGCTGGCAGAACTGGCACGCCGGAGGGAGCAGCGGCGCATACGGCGACTGGCAGAGGCTGACAAACCCCGAAGGCTGGGACGGCTCAA GTACCAGGCTCCTGACATTGATGTGCAGCTCAGCTCTGAGCTGTCTGGCTCACTCAGGACACTGAAG CCAGAAGGTCACATTCTCCGAGACAGGTTCAAGAGCTTCCAGAAGAGAAATATGATTGAGCCCCGAGAACGAGCCAA gTTCAAGCGCAAATACAAAGTGAAGCTGGTGGAGAAGCGGGCCTACCGTGAGATTCA GTTGTAG